A single Cannabis sativa cultivar Pink pepper isolate KNU-18-1 chromosome 7, ASM2916894v1, whole genome shotgun sequence DNA region contains:
- the LOC115697927 gene encoding uncharacterized protein LOC115697927, with amino-acid sequence MMAISQDTVMAIKSYQNHAGLFVKSYLLADPFLPYTSVLVGIFFCKLVYDLTQYLSAYYFKNYASLTKIQQIEWNNRGISSVHAVFITVMSLHFVFLSDLFSDQRLAGFITFRSSPLSTFTLGVSVGYFIADLTMILWLYPSLGGLEYVLHHSLSGIAVAYSMFSGEGQLYTFMILISEITTPEINIRWYLDTGGMKRSIVYLINGVVIFFLWLVARIVLFGYVFDHIYLHYSQVVQMHIFGYLLVMVVPSVLAIMNLMWFGKILKGLKKQLAKRQ; translated from the exons ATGATGGCTATCTCACAAGACACAGTTATGGCTATCAAGTCTTACCAAAATCATGCAGGACTTTTTGTTAAAAGCTATTTACTTGCTGATCCctttctaccatacacttctGTTCTTGTTGGCATATTTTTCTGCAAATTG GTTTATGATCTAACTCAGTACCTCAGTGCGTACTACTTCAAGAACTATGCTAGTCTTACAAAAATTCAACAAATTGAGTGGAACAATCG AGGTATATCCAGTGTTCATGCGGTTTTTATCACAGTTATGTCGTTGCACTTTGTGTTCTTGTCCGATCTTTTCTCTGATCAACGACTAGCTGGATTTATTACATTTCGAAGCTCACCCCTCTCTACTTTTACATTAGGG GTCTCTGTTGGATACTTCATTGCTGATCTTACAATGATATTATGGTTGTACCCTTCATTAGGTGGACTGGAGTAT GTTCTCCATCACTCACTTTCTGGAATTGCAGTGGCATATTCCATGTTTTCTGGAGAAGGGCAACTTTATACATTCATGATCCTCATCTCTGAGATTACCACTCCAGAAATTAATATAAGATG GTATCTTGATACTGGTGGTATGAAGAGGTCAATTGTATATCTCATAAATGGTGTGGTGATTTTTTTCTTGTGGCTG GTTGCAAGAATAGTACTGTTTGGCTATGTTTTCGACCACATCTACTTGCATTACAGTCAG GTTGTCCAAATGCACATATTTGGATATCTGTTGGTGATGGTGGTGCCTTCTGTTCTAGCTATAATGAACTTAATGTGGTTTGGAAAGATCCTTAAGGGGCTGAAAAAGCAATTAGCTAAAAGGCAATGA